Proteins from one Planctomyces sp. SH-PL62 genomic window:
- a CDS encoding ABC transporter ATP-binding protein — MDQAARPQGLDESTPESLAVRARGVGVYRQGRWILKDVDWNVPAGACVAVLGPNGCGKSTLTRVVSGYLWPTEGTVSVLGEAFGSVNLHELRESLRLVQPTGMAEPDPEMSALEVAETGAFGTVGLYREATAEIRAEAERLLATVGLRAVMKTPYQNLSSGERIRCLMARAMVRKPRLLLLDEPTSGLDLLAREQVLATIQSLHDQDDPPTVVLITHHLEELPPAVSRVLVLQDGRVAAEGDPESVLRSDLLSEVYQCPLEVVRADGRYYSRVSPGAWSSLLSAGGAD; from the coding sequence ATGGATCAAGCCGCCCGTCCGCAGGGCCTCGACGAATCGACTCCCGAATCCCTCGCCGTCCGGGCGCGGGGCGTCGGCGTCTATCGCCAGGGGCGGTGGATCCTCAAGGACGTGGACTGGAACGTTCCTGCGGGGGCGTGCGTCGCGGTGCTCGGCCCCAACGGCTGCGGCAAGAGCACGCTGACCCGGGTCGTCTCGGGCTATCTCTGGCCCACCGAAGGGACCGTGTCGGTGCTCGGCGAGGCGTTCGGCTCGGTGAACCTCCACGAGCTTCGCGAGTCGCTGCGGCTGGTCCAGCCGACGGGGATGGCGGAGCCGGACCCGGAGATGTCGGCCCTGGAAGTCGCCGAGACCGGCGCGTTCGGGACGGTCGGGCTCTACCGCGAGGCGACCGCAGAGATCCGCGCCGAGGCCGAGCGGTTGCTGGCCACGGTCGGCCTCCGCGCGGTGATGAAGACGCCCTATCAGAACCTGAGCAGCGGCGAACGCATCCGCTGCCTGATGGCCCGAGCGATGGTCCGCAAGCCCCGCCTGCTGCTGCTGGATGAGCCGACCTCGGGCCTCGACCTCCTGGCCCGCGAGCAGGTCCTCGCCACGATCCAGTCGCTCCACGATCAGGACGACCCGCCGACCGTGGTCCTCATCACGCACCACCTGGAGGAGCTTCCCCCCGCCGTCTCGCGGGTCCTGGTGCTCCAGGACGGTCGAGTCGCGGCCGAGGGAGACCCCGAGTCGGTGCTGCGCTCGGACCTGCTCTCCGAGGTCTACCAGTGCCCCCTGGAAGTCGTCCGGGCCGACGGCCGCTACTACTCGCGCGTGAGCCCCGGCGCGTGGAGCTCGCTGCTCTCGGCCGGCGGCGCGGACTGA
- a CDS encoding Gfo/Idh/MocA family protein codes for MASDKPIRVAIIGLGFGAEFIPIYQNYPGAEMSAVCRRDPKGLEEVGEKYGIKGRYTDYRELLKDPNIDAVHINSPIPDHAWMSIEALNAGKHVACTVPMATSIEDCKKVVEAQRSSGKVYMMMETVVYSREYLFVKELYEKGELGRLQFLRGSHQQDMDGWPEYWPGLPPMWYATHCVSPCLALLGKHAESVVCHGSGRIREDLVAKYDSPFAVESATFTIKDSDVVAEVTRSLFDTARQYRESFDATGSRKSFEWQQVEGEDPVIHTKSTPEAPLAEPEIAKRVKVPDYARLLPEGIQRFTQPAAIQDADHLSFLQGGGHGGSHPHLVHAFLSAVKGERAPLPDAETSANWTMVGLCAHESAMKGGERLTIPTF; via the coding sequence ATGGCGAGCGACAAGCCCATCCGTGTGGCGATCATCGGCCTCGGCTTCGGGGCCGAGTTTATCCCGATCTACCAGAATTACCCCGGGGCCGAGATGTCCGCCGTCTGCCGGCGCGATCCGAAGGGGCTGGAAGAGGTCGGGGAGAAGTACGGGATCAAGGGCCGCTACACGGACTATCGCGAGCTTCTGAAAGACCCGAACATCGATGCGGTCCACATCAACTCGCCGATCCCGGACCACGCCTGGATGTCGATCGAGGCCCTGAACGCCGGCAAGCACGTCGCCTGCACGGTGCCGATGGCGACCAGCATCGAGGACTGCAAGAAGGTCGTCGAGGCCCAGCGGTCCAGCGGCAAGGTCTACATGATGATGGAGACCGTCGTCTACAGCCGCGAATACCTGTTCGTGAAGGAACTCTACGAGAAGGGCGAGCTCGGCCGCTTGCAGTTTCTCCGCGGCAGCCACCAGCAAGACATGGACGGCTGGCCCGAGTACTGGCCCGGCCTGCCCCCGATGTGGTACGCCACCCACTGCGTCAGCCCCTGCCTGGCGCTCCTGGGCAAGCACGCCGAGAGCGTCGTCTGCCACGGCTCGGGACGGATCCGCGAGGACCTTGTCGCCAAGTACGACAGCCCGTTCGCGGTCGAGTCCGCCACGTTCACGATCAAGGACAGCGACGTCGTCGCCGAGGTGACCCGCAGCCTCTTCGACACGGCCCGGCAGTATCGCGAGAGCTTCGACGCCACCGGCAGCCGCAAGTCGTTCGAGTGGCAGCAGGTCGAGGGCGAAGACCCGGTGATCCACACCAAGAGCACCCCCGAAGCCCCGCTGGCCGAGCCCGAGATCGCCAAACGGGTGAAGGTGCCGGATTACGCGCGTCTGCTCCCGGAGGGCATCCAAAGGTTCACCCAGCCGGCCGCCATCCAGGACGCCGACCACCTCTCGTTCCTGCAAGGCGGCGGCCACGGCGGCTCGCACCCGCACCTGGTCCACGCCTTCCTGAGCGCCGTGAAGGGCGAACGCGCCCCCCTGCCGGACGCCGAGACCTCCGCCAACTGGACGATGGTCGGCCTCTGCGCCCACGAGTCCGCCATGAAGGGCGGCGAACGGCTGACGATCCCGACGTTCTGA
- a CDS encoding Gfo/Idh/MocA family protein gives MAEFSASKPVRVGFIGLGAVTAYHHLPGLLLDPRARLTAICDADPALLEKRKVEWGVDRATTDPLALCRDDAVDAVIIATPNDTHRPIAVAAAEAGKHVMAEKPLGLNAREVGDMYEAARDAGVVHMTAFTYRFAPAMRYLRTLVKSGAIGEPRHFRSQRFLDWPETSWGWRQYKERAGAGDLFDMTIHRIDFAIDLIGPIQRVCGAVARFAPRDRTVDGKPCEPSNVDDWSSLIGEFASGATGVWEGTTLAKGYHRDGFGHEWAEINGSEASVVYRLHEPNVILLGKTGSDLAPVPVPDEFLKPAGSPRDPADGAPATVFRYDLMWEFISAIVEGRPAVPDFRDGLNAQIVADAVLDSHRRRAWVDTPTATA, from the coding sequence ATGGCCGAGTTCTCCGCATCCAAACCCGTCCGCGTGGGCTTCATCGGCCTCGGAGCCGTGACCGCGTACCACCACCTGCCGGGCCTGCTCCTGGACCCCCGAGCCAGGCTGACGGCGATCTGCGACGCCGACCCCGCCCTCCTTGAGAAGCGCAAGGTCGAATGGGGGGTGGACCGCGCGACGACCGATCCGCTGGCCCTCTGCCGCGACGACGCCGTCGACGCCGTGATCATCGCCACCCCCAACGACACCCACCGGCCGATCGCCGTCGCCGCCGCCGAGGCCGGCAAGCACGTCATGGCCGAGAAGCCGCTGGGCCTCAACGCCCGCGAGGTCGGCGACATGTACGAGGCCGCACGCGACGCGGGCGTCGTCCACATGACGGCCTTCACCTATCGCTTCGCCCCGGCCATGCGCTACTTGCGAACCCTGGTGAAGTCCGGCGCGATCGGCGAGCCCCGCCACTTCCGCTCCCAACGGTTCCTCGACTGGCCCGAGACGAGCTGGGGATGGCGGCAGTACAAGGAACGCGCGGGGGCCGGCGACCTGTTCGACATGACCATCCACCGCATCGACTTCGCCATCGACCTGATCGGCCCGATCCAACGGGTCTGCGGCGCCGTCGCCCGCTTCGCCCCCCGCGACAGGACCGTCGACGGCAAGCCCTGCGAGCCCTCGAACGTCGACGACTGGTCGTCGCTCATCGGCGAGTTCGCATCGGGCGCGACCGGCGTCTGGGAGGGGACGACGCTCGCCAAGGGCTACCATCGCGACGGCTTCGGCCACGAGTGGGCCGAGATCAACGGCTCCGAGGCCTCGGTGGTCTACCGCCTCCACGAGCCCAACGTCATCCTCCTGGGCAAGACCGGCAGCGACCTCGCCCCCGTCCCCGTCCCGGACGAGTTCCTCAAGCCCGCCGGCAGCCCGCGCGACCCCGCCGACGGCGCCCCGGCCACCGTTTTCCGCTACGACCTGATGTGGGAGTTCATCTCCGCCATCGTCGAAGGCCGCCCCGCCGTCCCCGACTTCCGCGACGGCCTCAACGCCCAGATCGTCGCCGACGCCGTCCTCGACTCCCACCGCCGCCGCGCCTGGGTCGACACCCCCACCGCGACGGCGTAA